One Euphorbia lathyris chromosome 1, ddEupLath1.1, whole genome shotgun sequence DNA segment encodes these proteins:
- the LOC136210615 gene encoding IRK-interacting protein: MAPSSSSSPSSSMSPSSPAPLFTHQSPHFTPIQECEEGELQSEERKQTKRGTPVKHQPTPLHIKNGKPNSKKRHESCEEFEDGSVNCYKCRPHSRDKFSVVPLDNNGLNKHSSFAASPNGIFKSIFSSLTRKSPKSTDIPTAREEHWKIAVAELSHKLIQATRKRDEAILEASRLKNSMSELEKKLNKLEVYCHNLKSGLDECSSNSPYRTGTTKSFNLHHQHQQNSSSGVNDKVIEQFLISVSEARSSIRLLSRSLTLQLRHMGGRVFERISLLLQPYDIKISFSKNPKSVLFYLEALLNKALFEDFESVGFQKSSINPILNPIDRCEANYASFNVLKELTWEEVLNKGTRHFSEEFSKFCDRKMNEIVGMLGWNRAWPEPLLQAFFSAAKSVWLVHQLANSVHPGLPIFRVDKGVRFDTVYMEDMGGERAKKLIPTMVRMMVAPGFYVYGNVVKCKVLCRYYSDTISENKSLTLSP, from the exons ATGgctccttcttcctcttcctctcctTCTTCCTCCATGTCTCCTTCCTCCCCTGCTCCTCTCTTTACTCATCAATCCCCCCATTTCACTCCT ATTCAAGAGTGCGAAGAAGGGGAATTACAGAGTGAAGAGAGGAAGCAAACTAAGAGAGGAACGCCGGTTAAGCATCAGCCAACTCCTCTCCATATCAAAAACGGCAAACCGAACTCCAAAAAACGGCATGAAAGTTGTGAAGAATTTGAAGATGGTTCTGTAAATTGTTATAAATGCAGACCACATTCTCGAGATAAGTTCTCTGTGGTTCCTTTAGACAACAATGGTTTAAACAAGCACTCATCTTTCGCTGCTAGTCCAAATGGGATCTTCAAATCTATCTTCTCTTCCTTAACTAGAAAAAGCCCCAAATCCACTGATATACCAACGGCGAGAGAAGAGCACTGGAAAATTGCGGTGGCTGAGCTTTCTCATAAGCTGATTCAAGCAACGAGAAAGAGAGATGAAGCTATTCTTGAAGCTTCGAGGCTGAAAAACTCCATGTCTGAACTTGAAAAGAAGCTTAACAAACTTGAAGTTTATTGCCACAATTTGAAATCAGGACTTGACGAGTGTAGCAGCAATTCACCATATCGAACAGGAACCACAAAAAGCTTCAATCTTCATCATCAACATCAACAGAATAGTTCTTCAGGTGTTAATGATAAGGTCATAGAACAgttcttaatttcagtttcAGAAGCTAGATCATCAATCAGGCTTTTGAGCAGATCACTTACTCTGCAACTAAGACATATGGGAGGCAGAGTTTTTGAAAGAATATCACTCCTTCTTCAACCATATGACATAAAGATATCATTCTCTAAGAATCCTAAAAGTGTTCTCTTTTACCTTGAAGCCTTATTGAACAAAGCTTTGTTTGAAGATTTTGAATCTGTAGGGTTTCAGAAGAGTTCTATAAACCCAATTTTAAACCCAATTGATAGATGTGAAGCAAATTATGCATCTTTCAATGTGCTAAAAGAGTTGACATGGGAGGAGGTGTTGAACAAAGGAACAAGGCATTTCAGTGAGGAATTCAGCAAATTCTGTGACAGGAAAATGAATGAAATTGTGGGTATGTTAGGGTGGAATAGAGCATGGCCTGAGCCATTGTTGCAGGCATTTTTTAGTGCTGCAAAAAGTGTATGGTTAGTGCATCAATTAGCCAATTCAGTTCACCCTGGTTTACCAATCTTTAGAGTGGATAAAGGGGTAAGATTTGACACAGTTTACATGGAAGATATGGGAGGAGAGAGAGCTAAAAAATTGATCCCAACCATGGTTAGGATGATGGTTGCACCAGGGTTCTATGTGTATGGCAATGTGGTCAAGTGCAAGGTGCTATGCAGGTACTATAGTGATACTATTAGTGAAAATAAGAGTTTGACTCTTTCTCCTTAG